The segment CCCCACACCAGCGCGCCTACCAGGAAGGGACCAAGACCAGAAGCGGGAATGCCGCTTTGTGCCATGCCGTTTTCCGCGAAGATCGAAGCCACGCCCAAAACCAACACCATCGTACCAATGATTTCCGTGATGTTGTTGGAAACCATGTTGCGAATAGCCGGGCCGGTACAGAAAACACCCAACTTGGCCCCTTGATCCTTCGTTTCCGCCCAGTGTGGCAGATAAGCCAACCAGACGATGACGCCGCCGAGGAAAGCGCCAATGAGTTGCGCGAGGATGTAAACGGGGACATCCGCCCACGGGAAGGTCCCGGCGACGGCGAAACCAATCGTTACTGCCGGATTGATGTGCGCTGCCGTGCTGCCAAACGCGCCGGATACAAAAACGCCAACCATGACGGCGAAGGCCCACCCTGTGGTAATCACGATCCAACCCGCGTTTTGCGCCTTCGATTTGTTGAGCAAAACAGCGGCCACCACGCCGTCACCCAAAATGATCAGAAACATTGTGCCGAACAATTCGCCTAAAAACGGACTAGCCATTTTTTCCCTCTCTTTGTGTTGTTGTTTGATTGTAACTACTAACGCCCTCTGGAGATTGGACCCATTTCAAACGCTCAATGGTCATTTTCACGAGAGAAAATTGCTCCAATCTGGCTTAGCAGCTACGTTTGATTTTGGCTTGCGATAGGGTGGATCCGCGCCGCGGAAACAGTCACCTTATCATTTCAGAAGTCGCCCCGTGGAGAAGAGATGCCTCAGGGAGCCGATTCTTTGGGCTTATAGCAGGTTTTTTTTGGGGGGGATAGAAAAGCGAGGTGGGGAGTGTTCTGGTCGATGTTTGTCCTCCTTTGGTTCAATGACGTTGCTGCGAATCAGCAGCTTTTGCACAAACAAAGCCCATCAGCGGACACACCTTATCCAGTAGACGTTGATCGGGCAAGTTGTACAGGATTTTGGGCGCGTGTGTCGGCTGATTTCCACACCGACACACCTTTATAATATGCAACAGACCAATAAAATCAATCATTCGACAACATACGTTTCACAATGAAACGTATTCGCCTTACTGTCGTTCCTTTATGAAACAGAGAGGGAAGAGATGGGGCTGTCCGCCTGCCGCGAAGGTGTGAGAGGATTATCGGCGAAATTGCGCCGGGGAAATATCCAGGCGCTTCATTTTGCGCCAGAGCGTGGTGCGTCCCATTTGTAGCTGTTGCGCCATTTCCCCTACACGCCCCTCGCAAGCCCACCCGGCCCGAATGATCGCTTCTCGTTCAGCTTCCGCCACCGTCAGAATCGGTTGCGGCTGTGGACTCCAACCCGTGAGTACGCGCCCCCGCCGCACCACTTCGGGCAAGTCTTCCACACGAATGACGCTATCCGTGCATTGGTTCATGGCGCGCTCCAGGGCGTTTTCCAACTCACGCACGTTGCCTGGCCAGGGGTAGCGGCGCAAAATTGCCAGGGCCTCATCGTCTATCCGGGTGGGACGTTTTTCGCGTAAGGTGACACGAGCCAGAAAGGATTCCGCCAGCAGGGGAATGTCCTCAACGCGGTCTCGCAAGGGGGGCACGGTGATGGAGAAGATGCCAAAGCGATAATACAAGTGCGGCAGAAAGTTGCCGTCGGAGACGGCCTGCTCCAGATTGGCGGAAGTGGCGGCCATGATGCGTACGTTAACGGGCGCGGGGTGGCTGCTCCCCAGGCGCATGATGTGGCTCGTTTCGATGACGTGGACGAGGGCGGCCTGCATCTCCAGGGACAACCCTTCGATCTGATCCAGCAGCAGCGTGCCATGGTTCGCCAACTCAAACTTGCTGGGGCGTCCGCTGGATGCGTCCATCTTCTCGTAACCCAGAAATTCCTGTGGCATCAGTTCATGGGGAATGGCGCGGCAGTTGATGGAAAGGAAAGGTTTATCGGCGCGGTCGCTGTCGTTGTGAATGGCGCGGGCAAGGTAATTTTTACCCACGCCGCCTTCGCCGCGGAGGAGGACAGGCGCGGTTCCGCGGGCGGCGGTGCGCGCCTGGCGTAAGATGCGGCGCATGGCCGCCGACTGATCGGACATGTCTTCGAGCTTGAGCGTGGCTTGCGCGCCGACTTGCTGCTGCACCAGGCGGCGTACGTGTTCGATAGGACGCAGCATGGCGATGTGTCCGATGGGTTGGTTGCTGCCGGCATTAATTGGACGCAGACTGAGCAAACAAGAAATCGCCGTACCATTGACATGGAAATTCATCTCCACGTCTTGCAACTCCCGATTCTCGTTTATGGCCTTCTTCAGCACCTCTGGAAGCCGCATCACCTCCGACAGCACCTGCCCCAACACGG is part of the Ardenticatenales bacterium genome and harbors:
- a CDS encoding aquaporin family protein, which encodes MASPFLGELFGTMFLIILGDGVVAAVLLNKSKAQNAGWIVITTGWAFAVMVGVFVSGAFGSTAAHINPAVTIGFAVAGTFPWADVPVYILAQLIGAFLGGVIVWLAYLPHWAETKDQGAKLGVFCTGPAIRNMVSNNITEIIGTMVLVLGVASIFAENGMAQSGIPASGLGPFLVGALVWGIGLSLGGPTGYAINPARDLGPRIAHFLLPIAGKGDSDWGYSWIPVVAPIIGGILAGLVISIVL
- the dhaR gene encoding PTS-dependent dihydroxyacetone kinase operon transcriptional regulator DhaR; its protein translation is MQPTSYPINHDTLQQIWLAFMDSGQVPPHLAAAADPAVLQSWRRCALRAGTSPRPKSLREPALTSILRAQSDFIALSTPFLEDMYQFMEGSDCAILLADGTACVLALGGNATMSATIDRMGLGQGSYWAEGQLGTTALGMCMLEAMPIQVVGAEHYFQAFHHLSTSAAPIHHVNGRIIGIIAIVAPVTAVTSHTLSLVMSVARAISGQLQTDLFLEEANRRLTEVNTVLEAIDEGVIAWNESGQINHINPQAGRLLRLNPATVLGQVLSEVMRLPEVLKKAINENRELQDVEMNFHVNGTAISCLLSLRPINAGSNQPIGHIAMLRPIEHVRRLVQQQVGAQATLKLEDMSDQSAAMRRILRQARTAARGTAPVLLRGEGGVGKNYLARAIHNDSDRADKPFLSINCRAIPHELMPQEFLGYEKMDASSGRPSKFELANHGTLLLDQIEGLSLEMQAALVHVIETSHIMRLGSSHPAPVNVRIMAATSANLEQAVSDGNFLPHLYYRFGIFSITVPPLRDRVEDIPLLAESFLARVTLREKRPTRIDDEALAILRRYPWPGNVRELENALERAMNQCTDSVIRVEDLPEVVRRGRVLTGWSPQPQPILTVAEAEREAIIRAGWACEGRVGEMAQQLQMGRTTLWRKMKRLDISPAQFRR